CATGAACCCGTGCAGGCGATCGAGCATCAAGGGCGCCCACCCTCCGAGCCGCGGGGCAGGTAGCCCTCGGCCTGCAGTGCGTGGACGATCTGGTTGGCGATGGGCGCACTGACGCGTCCGCCGCTGCCGGCAAACTCCATCATCACGCTGATGGCGTACCTGGGCCGGCCACCTTCCGGCCCCACCAGCCCGACGAACCAGGCGTGCGTGTAGTGCGTGGTGACCGGCTCGAAGACGGTGCTGGCGCCGGGTGGCTCGGGGTCGCCCTCTTCGATGACCGTGCCGTCGGGCGCGATCCTGCGTTCCTTGGTCAGCGTGGCCCTCTGCTGGGCGGTGCCCGTCTTGCCCCACACGCTGACGCCCGGCGCGTTGAAGTACTCGACGCGCTGGCCGTTGATGGTCGTGTGGTTACCCGTCCCGTACCGCGGATCGTTGACGCTCAGCCACAGGCCCTCGAGGGCGCGCTCGACGGCGGTGGACTCCAGGCCGATGTCCTCCCGGCGGACCGGCGAGCCCTCGCGCACCAGCGTGGGACCCAGCCGTTGGCCGCCGCGCGCAAGCGTGGCGTACGCGTCGGCCGCCTGAAGCGGGCTCCACGCGACGGGCCCCTGGCCGATGCCCATGAGCACCGCGTCGATGCGGGTGGGTCGCACCTCGATGGGGTTGCCCTGGTCGTCTCGCTCGGGGATCAGGCCCAGGATGCCCGGTGCGCACGCGACGGCGTCCAGCGGCTGGGAACCAACGCCGAACTGCCGGTAGGCCTCGACCATGCGGTCGTAGCCCAGTCGGCCCCCAAGCTCGTAAAAATAGATGTTGCACGAGCACATGAGCGCATCGACCTCGTCGGGATCGCGGCCCAGTTGCATGCTGTGGGTCAGGTTGTTGTAGACTCGCCGGTAGATCCAGCATCGCAGGATGTCGTCCCGCCCGGGCAGGTAGTGGCCGGTGCACTCGATGTGCTCGCCCAGTTGCTGCTCGCCCCGGCTGGCCGCCCAGACCAGCGTGAGGGCCTTGGCGATGCTGCCGGGCGGGTAGATCGCCGAGGTCGCACGATTGAACCGTGGATCATCCCAGTCCTGCGCCTCGACGTTGTCGGGCCTGGTGGCGCTGCCCACGGGGTCTTCGGGGTCGACGGTGGGCGTGGAGACCAGCGCGAGCACCTCCCCCGAGTCGATGTCGATGACCACGGCCGCGCCGGCCAGGGGCAGGCCGTCGTCTCGCCTGGAGGCGCGGTCGCCGTGCCACGCCTGCGCGACGGCCAGCCCGACCTGGGGGCTCATGGCCGCGGCGATGCGGGCCTGGAGCATGGCATCGAGCGTGAGCGTGACGTCGCGGCCGGGAGTTGGCTCGGTGACCTGCTGCTGGCCGGTATCCAACCGGCGAACGCGCACGCCTCGAAGACCCCGCAGCGTGTGCTCCATCCTGGCTTCGACGCCGGCGTGGCCCACGTGGTCGCCGGGCATGTAGGCGCCGCGGTCGCCGCCGCGATCGGTGCGCGCCAGGGCCACCTGCTCGGGCGTTGCCTGCTCTTCGAGCCACTGGCGGCGACGCTCGGGATCTTCCTTGTACACGCGTGAGCGGGTGCTGCCGACGATGGCGTCCAGCGTGCCGCGCACGGTCACGCCCACGGCGCCTTCGCCGCGCCCGCCCCGGCCGTCGCCGCGCAGCGGACCGGGCAGCGTCGAGCGGTCGACGTCGACCGTGATGGTCTGGTAGGGGTACTGCCGATCGCGCGAGAAGCCTGCGTCCAGGCCCGGGCAGACGGGCAGCTCGACCCGGGCGCGGCGGCCGGTCGCGGCGCCGTCCAGGTCGAGCACCGGGGCCTCGAACATCGTGGTTCGCTCGGCCAGTTGCATGACGGCAAAGCCGACATCGTCGCTGACCAGTGGCACGACGGTGTGCGGCTCGGTCTGCTCGCGCACGGGCCGACGGGCCTGGCGTTCAAGGCGTTTATCCAGGTCGGCGGTCAGGGCCTGGCCTCGGTCCAGGGCGCGCTCTTCCAGTTCCTTCTTGCGGTGGGCGGCGTAGCGGTCGGCCACGTCATCGACGCGCCGGACGATGGCGGCGCGGCGCTCCATGAGATCTTCCAGCGGCACGCCGGTGACCAGGGCCAGCTCGGCGAGCCCCCGCTCGACGTGGGCCTGGAGGAAGGGCTCGTAGCTGCGCGCGAGCGCATCGCGCTGCTCGGGCGCGATCTCGCGCCACGTTTCGGCGTGGGCAGCCCGCGCAAAGCGGACGGCCCAGAGCTCGGCCCAGGCGCCACCCAGCACGGCGTAATCGACGCGCACGTCGAAGCTGGGGCGATCCTGGGCCAACACCCGGCCCGTGCGGTCGAGGATGCGGCCCCGCACGGTGGGCTCGAAGGCCAGACGCTCGAGCCGCCGCTCGGCCTCCTGGCGAAGCTGGGCCCCCTGGACGAAGCTGAGGCGGCCAAGCTGGGCCGTGAGGGCGGCAAAGCCAAGCAGCCCCAGGGCGGCCAGCAAGAGCAGCCGCCCGTGGAACATTCCCAGGCCGTCTTTTTCGTACATGCCCATGGGCGGCGTCCTTGCCTGCGGGTGGGGCTCAGCGTGCGATGCGGGCCGTCCGGTGGCCCACAGAGGGTATCGGGTGTTGGGGCGAGGGGGCACGAAGGCCGCGGGCCCGAACGCCGGAGATGCCCCGGGCGCCGCGTCCCGGCCGCCGGACGAGGCAATAGGCCCGTCGAACAGAGCGCCCGGCCCGCCGATCGCCGCGCACGGCCCGTCGATGGGAGCGTTCGGCCCGCCGATCAGAGCAATCGATCCATCGATCATCGTGATGGATGGCGGGATCACGACATCCGGCGGGCCCAAACCGCCCTGGCGCGGCGTGAGGGCGGTTTCGATATTGGGACGTGGCGTGTGTGCGGGGTGGCCCGAGGTCTGGCGGTTGCCGCCGCACCTCGGACGCCCCACAACCAGCGGCCCGCGCGGGCAGGCCGAGTTCAGGGATCATGATGGAGCCGGGCGTTATGGGCCGGTCGCGGCGTCGTTAGCGTCGTACGCGTCGTGATAGAGGGTGTCGTCGGTCTGGCCATCGGTGTTCATGTCCACGCGGCGGGCGCCAGTAGCGATCAGGTCGTTGAACAAGGTCATGTCGTAGAGATCGGTCCCATCGTCGAAGTCGAGGCTTCCGGGGTCGGGTGTTCGCGGCGAAATGGCCTTGCAAACGAGACCACGATCGAGGACAATGGCGGCATGACTGCCTCGCAAGCCTGCCATGCCGCCGCCATCGCCCTCGCCGGTTTCATGCTGGCCAAAGCGACGTTGGCCCAATGTCCGCGGCAGATTCTCGAATCACCCTCGGCCTTCGCCGACTCGTTTGGCGGCGCCGTCGCTATCCACGACCGCCACCTGCTCGTTGGCGATGGCGGGGAGCATTCGCTCTGCGGCGATGTCTTCTGTGCCAACGGCCTTGTGTACGCCTACGAGCGAGACGGCGCCGGGGACTGGATGCTCCGGCAGGTCATCGAGCCCGCTGACCTCGCATGGAACCACCTGTTCGGTGCGGGCATCGCGTTGGACGGCGACCGCGTCCTGATCGGTGCCGCCCGCATCGGCAGCGGAGGACAGGCAAACTACGAATTCGAGTTCGATGGCGAACGGTGGCGCGAGGTCAGCCTGTTCCAGTCGCCCGATACCCGGCCTAAAGACGCGGCACGTGCGCTCTCGGGGGATACGGCGCTGGTGCCGTACGCCTTCGACGGACTGTTTGTTTTTGAGCGGGTCGACGGGGTGTGGCAAGCGACGGAGGATCTTCGAAATCCAGACAAGCCCATCGGCCGCAGCGACTTCGGCGTGTCCGCCGCGCTGAACGATGAGTGGGTCGTGGTCGGAGCGACGTACGAAGATATCATTGCGATCAACGGTGGCGCAGCCTACGCGTATCGCCGATTGCCGGATGGTGGCGTTGAACTAGCCCAAAAGCTCGTCGCGCCAGACGTGCTGGATGGCCCTCGCTTCGGTGCGCCCGTCGTGCTCCACGACGACCAGCTCTTCATCGGGGCCAGGCTCGCCAGCCGAACGGCCAGGGGCCAAGGCGTCGTCTACGTGTACGAACTCGAAGAAGGCCTCTGGACCCTTGCCGACGAGATCACGCACTCGAATCCCGAACGCTTCGATGGCTTGGGACGATCGCTCGCCGTCGAGGGCAACAA
This portion of the Phycisphaerales bacterium genome encodes:
- a CDS encoding GC-type dockerin domain-anchored protein; the protein is MTASQACHAAAIALAGFMLAKATLAQCPRQILESPSAFADSFGGAVAIHDRHLLVGDGGEHSLCGDVFCANGLVYAYERDGAGDWMLRQVIEPADLAWNHLFGAGIALDGDRVLIGAARIGSGGQANYEFEFDGERWREVSLFQSPDTRPKDAARALSGDTALVPYAFDGLFVFERVDGVWQATEDLRNPDKPIGRSDFGVSAALNDEWVVVGATYEDIIAINGGAAYAYRRLPDGGVELAQKLVAPDVLDGPRFGAPVVLHDDQLFIGARLASRTARGQGVVYVYELEEGLWTLADEITHSNPERFDGLGRSLAVEGNNLVVSAPGASTPTASGGAFLFRRDASGLWIEDTRISPVQPTTSFGVGGISGSTAVLGSPGAVVGTGFPGVVEIFDLDCDACPPDLDFDGALTIFDFLTYLNLFQDADPQADFDGDGELTIFDFLAFQTAFDAGCP
- a CDS encoding penicillin-binding transpeptidase domain-containing protein, with translation MGMYEKDGLGMFHGRLLLLAALGLLGFAALTAQLGRLSFVQGAQLRQEAERRLERLAFEPTVRGRILDRTGRVLAQDRPSFDVRVDYAVLGGAWAELWAVRFARAAHAETWREIAPEQRDALARSYEPFLQAHVERGLAELALVTGVPLEDLMERRAAIVRRVDDVADRYAAHRKKELEERALDRGQALTADLDKRLERQARRPVREQTEPHTVVPLVSDDVGFAVMQLAERTTMFEAPVLDLDGAATGRRARVELPVCPGLDAGFSRDRQYPYQTITVDVDRSTLPGPLRGDGRGGRGEGAVGVTVRGTLDAIVGSTRSRVYKEDPERRRQWLEEQATPEQVALARTDRGGDRGAYMPGDHVGHAGVEARMEHTLRGLRGVRVRRLDTGQQQVTEPTPGRDVTLTLDAMLQARIAAAMSPQVGLAVAQAWHGDRASRRDDGLPLAGAAVVIDIDSGEVLALVSTPTVDPEDPVGSATRPDNVEAQDWDDPRFNRATSAIYPPGSIAKALTLVWAASRGEQQLGEHIECTGHYLPGRDDILRCWIYRRVYNNLTHSMQLGRDPDEVDALMCSCNIYFYELGGRLGYDRMVEAYRQFGVGSQPLDAVACAPGILGLIPERDDQGNPIEVRPTRIDAVLMGIGQGPVAWSPLQAADAYATLARGGQRLGPTLVREGSPVRREDIGLESTAVERALEGLWLSVNDPRYGTGNHTTINGQRVEYFNAPGVSVWGKTGTAQQRATLTKERRIAPDGTVIEEGDPEPPGASTVFEPVTTHYTHAWFVGLVGPEGGRPRYAISVMMEFAGSGGRVSAPIANQIVHALQAEGYLPRGSEGGRP